One window from the genome of [Mycobacterium] stephanolepidis encodes:
- a CDS encoding condensation domain-containing protein, whose translation MVTLGTIHDWRPKPGTVISWSASPGARQAAAQAPASTVPPSYQQAQHVRSYRDLARQDREMARLGIGSWDVPGVCDIDAMTAAINAHLRRHDTYHSWFEFDTADNIVRHVIEDPETIDFVPQDHGLQGPDEIRAHLLRTSGTPLSWDCFTFGVIQRADHFTVYLSVDHLHTDGMSTGILYVEIQLMYASLVHGAALELPAPAGYLDFSARERAHNQSMTLDSFEVQTWLRYARDNGGTLPDFVLPLGDRSVPNVGGMVAAPLLDAEQTVAFEKACEQAGVRFSGGVFACTALIDRELTGADAFYGITPYDTRSTAEEQMSVGWYASFIPFVVDMSEDSFARVARSAQKSFDECQPLAKVPFERALELAGPESGLAAPEYVVPMVSFLDARKIPVSAEWDRINGGIYGDSRSSDQVCMWVNRFENETNLTISFPDNAVARESVSRYFDVARRVYQRVAQSQFAS comes from the coding sequence ATGGTTACACTCGGAACGATCCACGATTGGCGCCCCAAGCCGGGAACCGTCATTTCCTGGAGCGCTTCGCCAGGCGCCCGCCAGGCCGCCGCGCAGGCTCCCGCCAGCACGGTGCCGCCCAGCTATCAGCAGGCCCAGCATGTGCGTTCGTACCGAGATCTGGCTCGTCAGGATCGCGAGATGGCCCGCCTGGGAATCGGCTCCTGGGATGTCCCGGGTGTCTGCGATATCGATGCCATGACCGCGGCGATCAACGCACATCTGCGACGGCACGACACCTACCACTCGTGGTTCGAGTTCGACACGGCCGACAACATCGTCCGGCATGTGATCGAGGATCCGGAGACCATCGACTTCGTGCCGCAGGATCACGGGCTGCAGGGGCCCGACGAGATCCGCGCGCACCTGCTGCGTACCTCGGGTACTCCGCTCTCGTGGGACTGCTTCACGTTCGGGGTGATTCAACGTGCGGACCACTTCACGGTGTACCTGAGCGTTGACCATCTACATACCGACGGCATGTCGACCGGCATCCTGTACGTGGAGATCCAGCTGATGTACGCCAGCCTGGTACACGGCGCGGCACTGGAGCTTCCGGCTCCCGCGGGGTATCTGGATTTCTCCGCCCGTGAGCGTGCGCATAACCAGTCCATGACCCTGGACTCCTTCGAGGTGCAGACCTGGCTCCGGTATGCGCGAGACAACGGCGGCACCCTGCCCGACTTCGTCCTGCCGCTCGGCGACCGATCTGTGCCGAACGTCGGCGGCATGGTCGCCGCCCCGCTGCTCGACGCCGAGCAGACCGTGGCGTTCGAAAAGGCTTGTGAACAGGCGGGTGTGCGATTCAGCGGTGGTGTGTTCGCCTGCACCGCGCTGATCGACCGCGAGCTCACCGGCGCCGACGCCTTCTACGGCATCACCCCGTACGACACCCGCAGCACCGCCGAGGAGCAGATGTCGGTGGGCTGGTACGCGAGCTTCATTCCCTTCGTGGTGGATATGTCGGAGGACTCCTTTGCGCGGGTCGCGCGATCGGCGCAGAAGTCGTTCGACGAATGCCAGCCGCTGGCCAAGGTTCCGTTCGAGCGCGCGTTGGAGCTCGCCGGTCCGGAGTCGGGGCTGGCCGCCCCCGAATACGTGGTTCCGATGGTGTCTTTCCTGGATGCGCGCAAGATCCCGGTCAGTGCCGAATGGGATCGCATCAATGGCGGAATCTACGGGGACAGCCGTTCTTCCGATCAGGTGTGTATGTGGGTCAACAGGTTTGAGAATGAGACCAACCTGACCATCTCGTTCCCCGACAACGCTGTCGCCCGTGAATCTGTGTCGCGCTATTTCGATGTGGCTCGCAGGGTGTATCAGCGTGTCGCGCAGTCACAGTTCGCTTCCTGA
- a CDS encoding serine hydrolase domain-containing protein, whose product MSTSLDVAVNGTSSPDFDNVRRAFALNFLENDELGAAVAIWVDGELVVNLWAGWADEARTRPWTEDTLAPVYSGTKGLMSTCVHMLIERGVLDLHAPVARYWPEFGQAGKESITLAMVLGHRSGVIGPRTRLTPEQAANWDEVCEHIARAKPWWEPGTAQGYHMATFGFILGEVVRRTTGKTLGQFLRTEIAEPYGLDVHVGLPHSEHHRCAELVNKPFLRDVFRGAPGEFECMSDHPLAGPLISGDFIPDDEIARKDIAMWRALEFPGTNAHVSALGMATFYNAMALGKLLSHDHMDVVRVSQGGFDPDVVLGPRVANHGWGLGYMLNQRCYAGPNQKTFGHGGSGGSYAFVDLEHRIGYSYVMNQFDVTKADADPRSVRLINELYATLGVSPAGESL is encoded by the coding sequence ATGAGCACAAGCCTTGATGTCGCGGTGAATGGAACCAGCTCACCGGACTTCGACAATGTTCGGCGCGCGTTCGCACTGAATTTTCTGGAGAACGACGAGCTGGGCGCGGCGGTCGCGATCTGGGTTGACGGCGAGCTTGTCGTCAATCTGTGGGCCGGATGGGCCGACGAGGCGCGCACCCGTCCCTGGACCGAAGACACCTTGGCGCCGGTGTATTCGGGCACCAAGGGATTGATGAGCACCTGCGTGCACATGCTGATCGAGCGCGGTGTGCTCGACCTGCATGCGCCGGTCGCGCGGTACTGGCCCGAATTCGGCCAGGCCGGTAAGGAATCCATCACGCTGGCGATGGTTCTCGGGCACCGCTCGGGTGTGATCGGGCCGCGCACCAGGTTGACGCCGGAGCAGGCCGCCAACTGGGACGAAGTGTGCGAGCACATCGCCAGAGCGAAACCGTGGTGGGAACCCGGCACCGCGCAGGGCTACCACATGGCGACGTTCGGGTTCATCCTGGGCGAGGTCGTCCGCCGAACCACGGGCAAGACGCTCGGACAGTTCCTGCGCACCGAGATTGCCGAGCCGTACGGGCTTGACGTACATGTCGGGCTGCCGCACAGCGAGCACCACCGGTGCGCGGAGCTGGTCAACAAGCCATTCCTGCGCGATGTGTTCCGCGGCGCGCCTGGGGAGTTCGAGTGCATGAGCGACCACCCACTGGCGGGCCCGCTCATCTCGGGTGACTTCATCCCCGATGACGAGATAGCGCGTAAGGACATTGCGATGTGGCGGGCGCTGGAGTTCCCCGGGACCAATGCCCACGTTTCGGCGCTTGGCATGGCGACCTTCTACAACGCGATGGCGCTCGGCAAGCTGCTCAGCCACGATCACATGGATGTGGTGCGGGTGTCGCAGGGCGGATTCGATCCCGACGTAGTGCTGGGACCCCGGGTGGCCAACCACGGATGGGGCTTGGGCTACATGCTCAATCAGCGCTGCTATGCCGGGCCAAACCAGAAGACCTTCGGGCACGGCGGCTCTGGTGGCTCATACGCCTTTGTCGACCTCGAGCACCGCATCGGCTACTCGTATGTGATGAACCAGTTCGATGTGACCAAGGCAGATGCCGATCCTCGTAGTGTGCGGCTGATCAACGAGCTCTACGCCACGTTGGGGGTGTCGCCGGCGGGAGAGTCGCTGTGA
- a CDS encoding condensation domain-containing protein, with translation MTATIPAVVNPSRTKTLSISHLDFVDQASFLGLRATELSTLGQMVWIYERDIDTDRLRRFHANLGLGLFGRRIERSRLPFGRHRWVLDTACHPIDVELAPLPRAELQDWVHRHAQLPIDPEHGPSWRLGVTRFTDGATAVSLVVSHSIADGVGMCRAIADAANDANLPLGYAAPQSRKRMRSVREDLRRTRYDLPDTARAFRKATKMLNSRRQDIKHAGRPATEEHIEQIPAVTVYLDETHWDAHARERGGTSNSLVGAFAAQLATKVGRLGPDGRVTLSMPVNERTEGDHRANAMTSVMFAIDPAELTTDLRGIRRATKEVLSGLRDAPDEKWALLPLTPFIPKAAARRLADVALEYSDYPVGCSNVGPLDPDVNRPDGTHADYVFCKLAEQRVRPDKVLSTYGQLFLASGRVNEKIFLAVVGYQPDVIESRADLTNLLTETLEDFGMRGVIE, from the coding sequence GTGACGGCCACGATTCCGGCCGTCGTTAACCCGTCGCGCACGAAAACCCTGTCGATCTCTCATCTGGACTTCGTCGATCAGGCGTCTTTCCTGGGGTTACGAGCCACCGAGCTGTCCACGTTGGGGCAGATGGTCTGGATCTACGAACGCGATATCGACACCGATCGGTTGCGCAGATTCCATGCCAACCTCGGCCTGGGATTGTTCGGTCGTCGAATTGAACGTTCCCGCTTGCCTTTCGGTCGCCACCGCTGGGTACTGGACACGGCGTGCCACCCCATCGACGTCGAGCTCGCACCATTGCCGCGCGCTGAACTGCAGGATTGGGTGCACCGGCATGCCCAGCTGCCGATCGATCCCGAGCACGGCCCGTCCTGGCGTCTCGGTGTCACCCGATTCACCGACGGTGCGACCGCGGTGAGCCTGGTGGTCTCGCACAGCATCGCCGACGGCGTGGGCATGTGCCGGGCAATCGCCGATGCCGCCAATGACGCGAACCTTCCGTTGGGTTACGCGGCACCGCAGTCGCGTAAGCGCATGCGCAGCGTGCGGGAAGACTTGCGGCGCACCAGGTATGACCTGCCGGATACCGCGCGGGCCTTTCGCAAGGCCACCAAGATGTTGAACTCGCGCCGCCAGGACATCAAGCATGCGGGCCGGCCCGCTACCGAGGAGCACATCGAACAGATTCCGGCGGTGACCGTGTATCTGGACGAAACCCATTGGGATGCACATGCACGTGAGCGTGGCGGTACCAGTAACTCGCTAGTGGGTGCGTTTGCCGCTCAGCTCGCCACCAAAGTGGGCAGGCTCGGTCCTGACGGCCGGGTCACTTTGTCCATGCCCGTCAATGAGCGCACCGAGGGCGATCACCGTGCCAACGCCATGACATCGGTGATGTTCGCGATCGATCCCGCGGAACTGACCACCGATCTCCGCGGAATCCGCAGAGCCACCAAGGAGGTGCTCTCCGGCCTACGGGACGCACCGGACGAAAAGTGGGCACTGCTCCCGCTGACGCCATTCATCCCGAAGGCGGCCGCACGCCGGCTTGCCGATGTGGCGTTGGAGTACAGCGACTATCCCGTCGGATGTTCGAATGTGGGGCCGCTGGATCCCGATGTGAATCGTCCCGACGGGACGCATGCCGACTACGTGTTCTGCAAACTGGCCGAGCAGCGGGTGCGGCCCGACAAGGTGCTGAGCACCTACGGGCAGCTCTTCCTCGCGTCCGGGAGGGTCAACGAGAAGATCTTCCTGGCCGTTGTCGGCTACCAGCCCGATGTGATCGAATCACGCGCTGACCTGACCAATCTGCTGACCGAGACGCTCGAGGACTTCGGCATGCGCGGTGTGATCGAGTAG
- a CDS encoding MMPL/RND family transporter: protein MADNTGGIYGLIARIVRKAPVAVIGVWIGLAAVLALTAPSLQKAIEEHPVDLLPKDAPVMETTRQMVESFQESGAQNILLIVLTNENGLTPADEQTYRILAARMREDTRDVSMVQDFITKPMLREMMSSTDGKAWYLPVGLQGELATPESGKAYVGALKIIREATAGTTLNAFTTGPTATVGDLTVVGERDLHKVEITTAALVLLILLIVYRNPVTMMLPLVVVGVSLGIAQAAVGGLAQMGLSISNQTLTFMTAMMMGAGVDYAVFLISRYHEYVKQGMDSDNAVTAALESIGKVVAASAATVAVTFLGMGFTKLGILSTIGPALSVSILIAFVASVTFLPAVLFLVGRRGWVKPRKAYANKIWHRSGINIVKRPGAHLAVSLVILIILATCGAMVKFGYDDRKNLPPWADSNLGYAAIEKHFPVNSTLPQYLYIKSPHDLRTPRGLADLEQMAARVSQVPGVDKVRGITRPTGEPLEEAKLSYQAGEVGGKLGDASNLIDARTRDLDKLAAGGHTLADKLGEVRNSVKNSLGTARALVEVLAQLRGSGRTGTLADLDSVDKLVSSMHSLGDAIEANAQGASEVYGWIEPVARVLVGNPACEMDPACRSSRDEMNKFLETKQDGTRDRIVELGRELKAVDNDKQISSTIARLRTALNAIDTNLRRLGLSDSYGIQQKFAEVLTGVNSLADGSAQLAEGVQMLVDQTKQMGGQLGDASTLLVAAKRDAAPGSMSGFYIPQQVLTQDSFKTAAAAFVSADGHAVRYLVQSNLNPFSPEAMDQVRAIQDAAHSAQPNTTLSDASISMAGLSAMYNDIRNYYNHDLRFIIVLTVIVVLLILVALLRAIVAPLYLIGSVIISYASAVGIGVIAFQFIGGQPLSWSVPGMAFIVLVAVGADYNLLFISRIRDESPDGIRSGVIKTVKSTGGVITSAGVIFAASMFGLLIGNLQSMVEAGFIIGMGLLLDTFLVRTITIPALVVLCGQANWWPSAIVEPWFQKHFSRSTPDDRDAVPPESEEPECPSGDPIPEEPLISVSREAELAGRR from the coding sequence GTGGCGGACAACACAGGTGGTATCTACGGACTGATCGCTCGGATCGTCCGGAAGGCCCCTGTCGCCGTCATCGGGGTATGGATCGGTCTGGCCGCCGTCCTGGCGCTGACCGCCCCCTCTCTGCAGAAGGCCATCGAGGAGCACCCCGTCGACCTGCTGCCCAAGGATGCTCCCGTCATGGAGACCACGCGGCAGATGGTCGAATCGTTCCAGGAGTCGGGCGCGCAGAACATTCTGTTGATCGTCCTGACCAACGAGAACGGGCTGACCCCCGCCGACGAGCAGACCTATCGAATCCTCGCGGCCCGAATGCGTGAAGACACCCGCGATGTGAGCATGGTGCAGGACTTCATCACCAAACCGATGCTGCGCGAGATGATGTCGAGCACCGATGGCAAGGCGTGGTATCTGCCGGTGGGGTTGCAGGGTGAGCTTGCCACCCCCGAATCCGGCAAGGCCTACGTGGGCGCCCTGAAGATCATCAGGGAGGCGACTGCAGGCACCACCCTGAACGCCTTCACGACCGGGCCTACCGCGACCGTCGGGGATTTGACGGTGGTCGGAGAGCGCGACCTGCATAAGGTCGAAATCACCACGGCAGCTTTGGTTCTTCTCATCTTGCTGATCGTCTACCGCAATCCGGTGACGATGATGCTGCCGCTGGTGGTGGTGGGGGTCTCGCTCGGCATCGCCCAGGCAGCCGTCGGGGGACTGGCGCAGATGGGTCTGAGTATCTCGAATCAGACGCTGACCTTCATGACCGCGATGATGATGGGCGCGGGCGTCGACTACGCGGTCTTTCTCATCAGCCGATATCACGAATACGTCAAGCAGGGCATGGATTCCGATAATGCGGTGACCGCCGCATTGGAATCCATAGGCAAGGTGGTCGCGGCCTCGGCGGCGACGGTGGCGGTGACCTTCCTGGGCATGGGCTTCACCAAGTTGGGGATCCTGTCCACCATCGGTCCGGCACTGAGTGTGTCCATCCTGATCGCGTTCGTGGCGTCGGTGACCTTCCTGCCCGCGGTGCTGTTCCTGGTGGGACGCCGAGGCTGGGTCAAGCCGAGAAAGGCATATGCCAACAAGATTTGGCACCGTTCGGGCATCAACATCGTCAAACGCCCGGGCGCACACCTGGCCGTCAGCCTGGTCATCCTGATCATCCTGGCCACCTGCGGCGCAATGGTGAAGTTCGGATACGACGACCGCAAGAACCTGCCGCCCTGGGCCGACAGCAATCTGGGCTATGCCGCGATCGAGAAGCACTTCCCGGTGAATTCGACCTTGCCGCAATACCTCTACATCAAGTCCCCGCACGATCTACGCACCCCGCGTGGGCTGGCAGACCTGGAGCAGATGGCCGCGCGGGTGAGTCAGGTCCCCGGTGTGGACAAGGTGCGCGGTATCACCCGCCCCACCGGTGAACCGCTGGAGGAAGCCAAACTGTCTTATCAGGCTGGTGAGGTCGGCGGGAAGCTGGGCGATGCGTCGAATCTCATCGATGCCCGCACCAGGGACTTGGACAAGCTCGCGGCGGGCGGACACACGTTGGCGGACAAGCTCGGTGAGGTCCGCAACTCGGTGAAGAACTCGCTGGGGACGGCGCGAGCACTGGTCGAGGTGCTGGCGCAGTTACGCGGCAGCGGCAGGACGGGCACCCTCGCCGATCTGGATTCGGTGGACAAGCTGGTCAGCAGCATGCATTCCCTCGGGGACGCCATCGAGGCCAATGCCCAGGGCGCCAGCGAGGTGTATGGCTGGATAGAACCCGTCGCTCGTGTGCTGGTCGGAAACCCGGCCTGTGAGATGGACCCCGCGTGCCGCTCCTCGCGCGACGAGATGAACAAGTTCCTGGAGACCAAACAGGATGGCACCAGGGACAGGATCGTCGAGCTCGGCCGTGAACTGAAGGCCGTCGACAACGACAAACAGATCAGTTCGACCATCGCCCGACTGCGCACCGCGCTCAACGCCATTGACACGAATCTGCGCCGGTTGGGGCTGTCCGACTCCTACGGCATCCAACAGAAGTTCGCCGAAGTCCTGACCGGGGTCAACTCGCTGGCCGATGGCAGCGCACAGCTGGCCGAGGGTGTGCAGATGCTGGTGGACCAGACCAAGCAGATGGGCGGCCAGTTGGGTGATGCCTCAACGCTCCTGGTCGCCGCCAAGCGCGATGCGGCACCCGGATCGATGTCCGGCTTCTACATCCCGCAGCAGGTGCTCACCCAAGACTCCTTCAAGACCGCCGCGGCGGCGTTTGTCTCGGCCGATGGGCATGCGGTGCGTTATCTGGTGCAGAGCAACCTGAATCCGTTCAGTCCCGAGGCGATGGATCAGGTCCGCGCCATCCAGGATGCGGCCCACAGCGCACAACCCAACACCACACTGTCCGACGCGTCCATCTCGATGGCCGGGTTGTCGGCGATGTACAACGACATCCGCAACTACTACAACCACGACCTGCGGTTCATCATCGTGCTCACGGTGATCGTGGTGCTGCTCATCCTCGTCGCGCTACTGCGGGCCATCGTCGCGCCGCTGTATCTCATTGGTTCGGTGATCATTTCGTACGCCTCGGCGGTGGGTATCGGGGTGATCGCGTTCCAGTTCATCGGTGGACAACCGTTGAGTTGGAGCGTGCCGGGTATGGCGTTCATCGTGCTGGTCGCGGTGGGCGCAGACTACAATCTGTTGTTCATCTCGCGCATCCGTGACGAGTCGCCCGACGGCATCCGTTCCGGGGTCATCAAGACGGTCAAGTCGACGGGCGGTGTGATCACCTCTGCCGGAGTAATTTTCGCCGCTTCGATGTTCGGCCTGCTGATCGGAAACTTGCAGTCGATGGTCGAAGCGGGCTTCATCATCGGGATGGGCCTGCTCCTGGATACCTTCCTGGTGCGCACCATCACCATTCCTGCTCTGGTTGTGCTGTGTGGGCAGGCCAACTGGTGGCCCTCGGCGATCGTGGAACCTTGGTTCCAGAAACATTTTTCGCGCTCGACGCCCGACGACCGCGATGCGGTGCCTCCGGAGTCGGAGGAGCCTGAGTGTCCTAGCGGCGATCCGATACCCGAGGAGCCGCTGATTTCCGTTTCCCGCGAAGCCGAGCTCGCAGGCCGTCGATGA
- a CDS encoding TetR/AcrR family transcriptional regulator C-terminal domain-containing protein, with protein MILNRETIARAGLALLDEKGSDGLTMRALAASLGVQAPALYWHVKNRRELIDLMGEAIMSDAHDAFDDTSAPWDIFLANGARALRQAMLRYHQGARILAGTFVTNAADMLEPMLDAMTSAGFTVREAARLSPVIHHYTIGFTIEQQARDGSEYPGPNPYTEENLIAKLDLQKYPAILEVFSELYEPDFDADFEDGLAIVIDGLRARLRGKRKSAAPRVSDRR; from the coding sequence GTGATTTTGAATCGGGAGACGATCGCGCGGGCCGGGCTGGCCCTGCTGGACGAGAAGGGCAGCGACGGCCTCACCATGCGGGCATTGGCGGCATCCCTCGGAGTGCAGGCACCGGCGCTGTACTGGCATGTGAAGAATCGGCGCGAGCTCATCGACCTCATGGGTGAGGCGATCATGAGCGATGCCCATGATGCCTTCGACGACACCTCTGCGCCATGGGATATCTTCCTGGCCAACGGCGCTCGTGCCCTACGGCAGGCGATGCTGCGCTACCACCAGGGCGCCCGAATCCTGGCAGGCACCTTTGTGACCAACGCAGCCGACATGCTGGAGCCGATGCTCGATGCCATGACGTCGGCCGGGTTCACTGTTCGCGAAGCGGCCCGGCTGTCTCCCGTGATCCACCACTACACAATCGGTTTCACCATCGAACAGCAGGCCCGCGATGGCTCGGAGTATCCGGGGCCCAATCCGTACACCGAAGAGAATCTGATCGCCAAACTCGATCTGCAGAAGTATCCGGCGATCTTGGAGGTCTTCTCAGAGCTTTACGAACCCGACTTCGATGCCGACTTCGAGGATGGACTCGCGATAGTCATCGACGGCCTGCGAGCTCGGCTTCGCGGGAAACGGAAATCAGCGGCTCCTCGGGTATCGGATCGCCGCTAG
- a CDS encoding FAD-dependent monooxygenase, with protein sequence MTEHAVVIAGGGPTGLMLAGELALAGIDVAVLERRGSHEEVGSRAAGVHSRTIEVFDQRGIAERFLSQGMTGQVTHFSGIFMSIEDFPTRHPYALGLLQHYTEKTLAAWITELGVPIYYNAEVVGFTQDDSGVDVELAEGRALRGRYLIGCDGGRSTIRKAAGIGFPGHDPSCSAMLVDAQITEQPLEFGLLRKPGQSFLGILPFEEGWCRLVFSTDLDRLGVEPTLEEAKEALIAIAGTDFGLHSPRWMSRFSDMTRQADRYRDRRLFLAGDSAHIHFPFGGQGLNTGVQDAVNLGWKLAAVIKGEAPDSLLDTYHCERHPVAERVLHNTMAQTPLSDAGPRMDALRDIVADLLAMDEPRKRIAGMMSGLDIHYDLGEGHPLLGRRMPDLDVVTPDGPTRVYPYLHTARSVVFNFGEPQSLNVDGWAGRVQLVDAKYSGAWDLPVLGEVSAPEAVLVRPDGYVAWVGEGSDAGLGEALTRWVGSPSPA encoded by the coding sequence ATGACCGAGCATGCAGTGGTCATCGCAGGTGGAGGCCCGACCGGGCTGATGCTGGCCGGTGAGCTGGCTCTCGCCGGTATTGACGTTGCGGTGTTGGAACGCCGGGGCAGCCACGAGGAGGTGGGATCGCGTGCGGCGGGCGTGCACTCGCGCACCATCGAGGTGTTCGATCAGCGTGGGATCGCCGAGAGATTCCTCTCCCAGGGGATGACCGGCCAGGTCACCCATTTCTCGGGGATCTTCATGAGCATCGAGGATTTCCCCACCAGGCACCCGTACGCACTGGGCCTGCTTCAGCACTACACCGAGAAGACCTTGGCGGCGTGGATCACCGAACTCGGCGTGCCGATCTACTACAACGCCGAGGTCGTCGGGTTTACCCAGGACGACTCCGGTGTCGATGTGGAGCTTGCCGAGGGGCGCGCGCTGCGTGGGCGGTACCTCATCGGATGCGACGGCGGACGCAGCACCATCCGTAAGGCGGCGGGGATCGGATTTCCCGGCCATGATCCGTCGTGCTCGGCGATGCTGGTGGACGCCCAGATCACCGAGCAACCGCTTGAGTTCGGCCTGCTGCGCAAGCCGGGACAATCCTTCCTCGGAATCCTGCCTTTCGAGGAAGGATGGTGCCGCTTGGTATTCAGCACCGATCTTGACCGATTGGGCGTCGAGCCGACATTGGAAGAGGCGAAGGAAGCGCTCATCGCCATCGCTGGAACGGATTTCGGGCTGCACAGTCCACGCTGGATGTCACGTTTCTCCGATATGACTCGTCAGGCCGACCGGTACCGTGACCGCCGCTTGTTCCTTGCCGGAGATTCCGCGCATATTCATTTCCCGTTCGGCGGACAGGGGCTGAACACCGGTGTTCAAGACGCGGTGAACCTGGGATGGAAACTGGCGGCGGTGATCAAGGGAGAAGCCCCGGACTCACTGCTGGACACCTACCACTGCGAGCGCCATCCGGTGGCCGAAAGGGTGCTGCACAACACCATGGCTCAAACACCGTTGTCCGACGCCGGGCCGCGGATGGATGCACTGCGTGACATCGTGGCCGATCTGCTGGCGATGGACGAGCCGCGCAAGCGCATCGCCGGCATGATGAGCGGCCTGGACATCCACTATGACCTGGGTGAGGGACATCCGCTGCTGGGGCGCCGCATGCCGGACCTGGATGTGGTCACCCCGGATGGCCCCACCCGCGTCTACCCCTATCTGCACACCGCCCGTTCCGTGGTGTTCAACTTCGGTGAGCCGCAGAGTCTGAACGTCGACGGATGGGCCGGCCGGGTTCAGCTGGTTGACGCGAAATACTCAGGTGCATGGGATCTTCCGGTGCTCGGTGAGGTGTCGGCTCCGGAGGCGGTGCTGGTGCGACCCGACGGGTATGTCGCCTGGGTGGGGGAGGGCTCCGATGCCGGCCTCGGCGAAGCGCTCACCCGCTGGGTGGGATCTCCCTCCCCGGCGTAG
- a CDS encoding LLM class F420-dependent oxidoreductase, which translates to MARVAETLEFGVFIPQGWRLDLVGIAPQRQWDVMRDLVRYAEDGPWDSVWVYDHFHTVPVPTDEATHEAWTLMSAFAAVTSRIKLGQMCTAMGYRNPVYLAKIAATVDIISGGRTQMGIGGGWYEHEWRAYGYGFPDAAERLGRLREGVRIMRDAWRDGRVTLDGTYYQVDDAIVAPKPLQPKGIPLWIAGGGEKVTLRIAARYAQYTNFGQTPEEFEHKSKILAAHCKDVGTDFDAIVRSANMNVVIGADDAEVADRLAAIKARLVPVVGEDIADVTVGNLTATAGTPEQIAERLAEFRRLGLGYAICNFPEAAYDRSGIDLFVREIVASRV; encoded by the coding sequence GTGGCGCGGGTGGCCGAGACACTGGAGTTCGGAGTCTTCATCCCGCAGGGCTGGCGCCTGGATCTGGTAGGCATCGCGCCGCAGCGCCAATGGGACGTCATGCGCGATCTGGTCCGCTATGCGGAGGACGGTCCGTGGGACTCGGTGTGGGTCTACGACCACTTCCATACCGTGCCGGTGCCCACCGACGAGGCGACTCATGAGGCGTGGACGCTGATGTCCGCCTTCGCGGCAGTGACCTCGCGAATCAAGCTCGGGCAGATGTGTACGGCGATGGGGTACCGAAACCCGGTGTATCTGGCGAAGATCGCCGCGACAGTGGACATCATCTCGGGCGGACGCACCCAGATGGGTATCGGTGGAGGCTGGTACGAGCACGAGTGGCGCGCCTACGGCTACGGCTTTCCGGATGCCGCCGAGCGCCTCGGCCGACTGCGCGAAGGGGTGCGCATCATGCGTGACGCCTGGCGGGATGGACGTGTCACCCTGGACGGTACCTACTACCAGGTCGACGATGCCATTGTGGCCCCCAAGCCACTGCAGCCCAAGGGCATTCCGCTATGGATCGCCGGTGGCGGCGAGAAGGTGACATTGCGGATCGCGGCACGATATGCCCAGTACACCAACTTTGGGCAGACTCCCGAGGAATTCGAACACAAATCGAAAATTCTTGCGGCGCACTGTAAGGACGTTGGCACCGACTTCGATGCGATTGTTCGAAGCGCCAACATGAACGTCGTCATCGGCGCCGACGATGCCGAAGTCGCGGACCGGCTGGCGGCCATCAAGGCGCGGCTGGTGCCCGTTGTCGGCGAGGACATCGCCGATGTCACGGTTGGCAATCTGACCGCGACCGCCGGAACTCCCGAGCAGATCGCAGAGCGTCTTGCCGAGTTCCGCAGGTTGGGTCTGGGCTATGCGATATGCAATTTCCCGGAAGCGGCGTATGACCGTTCCGGAATAGACTTGTTCGTGCGCGAAATAGTTGCCAGCCGTGTGTAA